One window of the Candidatus Zixiibacteriota bacterium genome contains the following:
- the ecfT gene encoding Energy-coupling factor transporter transmembrane protein EcfT produces MTNRLIIGQYRPHDSFGHRLDPRAKILCAIFLMIISIFTTSFIFYLFIIAGLGAMLLLSDISIKVILKNSRPFLVLVLITALYHLLFSARDTHPIGELFGFKLTEGGLAMAVAFSLRMLVFVGIAFFVSLTTMPADMAETLVRWLRPARRLGVPINDIGLMVFIAMRFIPVLAEELDTIKKAQIVRGVNFSGGLKNRAKKMTVLLIPVFQAAIRRADDLAIAIESRGYISGAVRSSLRVYKFRWADWLFLAAAVISSSIIFLLTMEEPWLK; encoded by the coding sequence ATGACCAATCGTCTAATAATCGGCCAGTATCGCCCTCATGATTCATTCGGGCACCGGCTTGATCCGCGCGCCAAGATTCTTTGTGCGATTTTTCTGATGATAATCTCGATTTTCACAACCTCTTTCATTTTTTATCTTTTTATTATTGCCGGGCTGGGGGCCATGCTTCTCCTTTCCGATATATCCATAAAAGTAATTCTAAAAAATAGCCGTCCCTTCCTGGTTCTGGTGCTGATTACGGCCCTTTACCATCTGCTTTTTTCGGCGCGGGATACTCACCCCATCGGCGAATTGTTCGGTTTTAAATTAACGGAAGGCGGTCTGGCCATGGCCGTGGCGTTTTCCCTGAGGATGCTGGTTTTTGTCGGAATTGCCTTTTTTGTATCCTTGACAACCATGCCGGCCGACATGGCGGAAACACTGGTTCGATGGCTCCGACCCGCCCGCCGCCTGGGTGTGCCGATAAATGATATTGGCCTGATGGTATTTATCGCGATGCGCTTCATTCCGGTTCTGGCCGAGGAACTCGATACCATAAAGAAAGCCCAGATTGTTCGCGGCGTCAATTTCTCAGGCGGTCTCAAAAACAGAGCGAAAAAAATGACTGTTCTTCTTATTCCGGTCTTTCAGGCGGCCATCAGGCGAGCCGACGATCTGGCAATTGCCATCGAATCGAGAGGATATATCAGCGGAGCGGTACGGAGTTCTCTTCGAGTCTATAAATTTCGGTGGGCGGACTGGCTGTTTCTCGCCGCGGCTGTCATATCGTCATCCATCATATTTCTTCTGACGATGGAAGAGCCATGGCTGAAATAA
- the tal gene encoding putative transaldolase (Evidence 3 : Putative function from multiple computational evidences): protein MKIFIDTANLDEIREAAAMGVLDGVTTNPSLMAREKMPYRDILKEICKIVEGPVSAEVVAIDAERMVKEGLDLASIASNITVKIPTIKEGLKAIKILSEKGIMTNATLCFSPLXALLVAKAGATFVSPFVGRLDDVSHNGMELISQIVTIYGNYGYATEVLVASVRHPLHVVEAAMLGADVATVPFKVIEQFIKHPLTDAGLKKFLEDWQKVNKG from the coding sequence ATGAAGATTTTCATCGACACCGCCAATCTTGACGAGATAAGAGAAGCCGCCGCCATGGGAGTGCTCGACGGCGTTACGACCAACCCTTCTCTGATGGCCAGGGAAAAAATGCCCTACAGGGATATTCTCAAGGAAATCTGCAAAATCGTTGAGGGTCCGGTCTCAGCCGAAGTTGTTGCCATCGATGCTGAGAGAATGGTCAAAGAGGGACTGGATCTGGCGTCAATTGCGAGCAATATCACGGTAAAAATTCCGACCATAAAAGAGGGTTTGAAAGCTATCAAGATTCTCTCCGAAAAAGGGATAATGACCAATGCCACGCTCTGCTTTTCGCCTCTTCANGCCCTNTTGGTGGCCAAGGCCGGGGCCACNTTTGTTTCCCCTTTTGTCGGCCGACTCGATGACGTTTCGCACAATGGAATGGAATTGATAAGTCAGATTGTGACCATATATGGCAATTATGGCTATGCCACCGAAGTTTTGGTGGCCTCGGTGCGCCATCCATTGCATGTTGTCGAGGCCGCCATGCTGGGCGCCGACGTGGCCACCGTTCCGTTTAAGGTCATCGAACAGTTTATCAAACATCCTCTCACTGACGCGGGCCTTAAAAAATTTCTGGAGGACTGGCAAAAGGTAAATAAAGGATGA
- a CDS encoding exported hypothetical protein (Evidence 5 : Unknown function): MRIFQSVVLILGAALIFSAVSALAVAPTEEVLQKMKDNGTLDAYIKQMEEARARGVEAPEPVRTHLSVAAKANQYDTVHVLVLLVDFSDNPASAGYVNNATPATFDSVLFSQGRLNPTGSMTEYYLENSYGKFLIKGDIYGWIRMPSPYSAYVGTDHGLGTWPLNAQKLTWDAVMAADSLYNINFSLYDNYGANGYPDGYVDGLFIVHAGTGFEESGLATDIHSHKWSLYPNIITKDGKTVDAYTCEPEESYISRTVSPIGVFCHEYGHFLGLPDLYVIDDVTPPYATGLGRWSVMAMGNYNGNSKFPAHFDAWCRISLGFASSTSIAANMVAAPIPQIETDPTIYALWKSGQTGGLQYFLVENRQQTGFDQYLPGSGLCIYHIYTLGGDAQGNNVSTKPYHVALEQADGLNQLESGANDGDAADTWPGSLNKRSFDDLSVPSSRGYGPTISQVAVWNISDSDSLMTANLDVTWSRPHFGVDSVKFSDANADGILDPGESVDFIFFIRNDWLTANNTWVTLSTNDPAIRMVDSSLFIDTFYGDGARENNILLPLQFVIPDTLIPTYDSFFVTISSDGGQFVGRFGFEHQVGPAQVLLVDDDRGKNYETLYWGDLYKRKVPADIWNKNSLSSPSSATLSKYKSVIWFTGDTVIDISSNHLAAADISAMKDFLNGGGNLFLTGQELATQLNAQDSSFLHNYLHAGFGGAIFNLFHFGVDGSPIGNGIKVRYASGTNQSLSRSAYITPLNGGIPAFRFDPTGDNYTAVSFQGPYRVVFFNWGYEAILNTNGPTSPYVNRDTVMANILNFFGGYTTAINDGRSIASLPRSFELQQNYPNPFNPMTTIRYSIRNTAERPIPKTVLRIYNILGQEVRTLIDRQEAPGNYSIEWDGTDGIGNKVGSGVYFYRLTRGNDNDTRKMVLLK; this comes from the coding sequence ATGAGAATTTTCCAATCGGTGGTTTTAATATTAGGCGCGGCGCTCATCTTTTCTGCTGTTTCAGCGCTGGCGGTGGCTCCGACCGAAGAGGTCCTTCAAAAAATGAAAGACAACGGCACACTGGACGCATATATCAAACAAATGGAAGAGGCCCGGGCTCGAGGCGTGGAAGCCCCCGAACCGGTTCGGACGCATTTGAGTGTTGCCGCCAAGGCGAATCAATATGATACTGTCCACGTCCTGGTCCTTCTGGTCGATTTTTCCGATAATCCGGCCAGCGCGGGATATGTCAATAATGCCACTCCGGCCACCTTCGACTCGGTCCTTTTCTCGCAGGGTCGTCTTAATCCCACCGGCTCCATGACGGAATATTATTTGGAAAATTCCTACGGCAAATTTCTTATTAAGGGTGATATTTACGGTTGGATAAGAATGCCGAGCCCCTATTCCGCTTATGTCGGGACCGATCATGGATTGGGGACATGGCCGCTCAATGCGCAGAAACTGACCTGGGATGCCGTCATGGCAGCGGATTCCCTTTATAATATTAATTTTTCTTTGTATGACAACTATGGCGCCAATGGCTATCCCGATGGCTATGTCGACGGCCTTTTTATAGTCCATGCCGGAACCGGTTTCGAGGAATCGGGGCTTGCCACCGATATTCACTCGCATAAATGGTCACTTTACCCGAATATTATCACCAAAGACGGCAAGACAGTCGATGCCTATACCTGCGAGCCGGAAGAATCTTATATTTCTCGAACCGTATCACCAATAGGCGTTTTTTGCCACGAATATGGACACTTCCTCGGGTTGCCGGATCTGTATGTAATTGATGATGTCACGCCTCCATACGCGACCGGGTTGGGGCGCTGGTCGGTTATGGCTATGGGTAACTATAATGGCAATTCCAAATTCCCGGCTCATTTTGACGCCTGGTGCCGCATATCGCTTGGCTTTGCATCATCAACCAGTATCGCCGCGAACATGGTGGCGGCGCCCATACCTCAAATAGAAACCGATCCGACAATTTATGCCTTGTGGAAGTCCGGACAGACCGGGGGGCTTCAATATTTCCTCGTGGAGAACCGGCAGCAGACCGGTTTCGACCAATATCTTCCGGGTTCGGGATTATGTATATATCACATTTACACTCTCGGCGGCGATGCCCAGGGGAACAATGTTTCCACAAAACCTTATCACGTGGCGCTGGAGCAGGCCGACGGACTAAATCAATTGGAATCGGGAGCCAATGACGGCGATGCCGCCGATACCTGGCCCGGGTCCCTAAATAAACGTTCCTTTGACGATCTTTCGGTGCCGAGCAGTCGCGGTTACGGCCCCACCATCAGCCAGGTGGCGGTATGGAACATTTCCGATTCCGATTCGCTTATGACCGCCAATCTTGATGTCACCTGGTCGCGGCCCCATTTTGGGGTCGATTCGGTCAAATTCTCCGACGCGAACGCCGATGGTATTCTGGATCCGGGGGAATCGGTCGATTTCATCTTCTTCATAAGAAATGACTGGTTGACCGCCAATAATACCTGGGTAACACTCTCAACCAATGATCCCGCGATTCGAATGGTCGATTCGAGTCTCTTTATAGATACCTTTTATGGTGACGGTGCCCGCGAAAACAATATTTTGCTGCCTTTGCAGTTTGTTATCCCTGATACCTTGATTCCTACCTATGATTCCTTTTTTGTGACCATATCATCCGACGGCGGCCAGTTTGTCGGCCGTTTCGGATTCGAACATCAAGTCGGACCGGCCCAGGTCCTTCTGGTCGATGATGACCGGGGGAAGAATTATGAGACACTTTATTGGGGCGATCTCTATAAACGAAAAGTCCCGGCCGACATCTGGAATAAAAACAGTCTTTCGTCTCCGTCGTCGGCGACCCTTAGCAAGTACAAATCGGTAATCTGGTTTACCGGGGATACAGTTATAGATATTTCATCAAATCATCTGGCCGCGGCCGATATTTCCGCCATGAAAGATTTTCTTAATGGCGGGGGGAATCTCTTTCTCACCGGACAGGAGTTGGCAACACAATTAAATGCTCAGGATTCCTCGTTTCTTCATAATTATTTACATGCCGGTTTTGGCGGAGCTATATTCAACCTATTCCATTTTGGCGTCGACGGTTCGCCTATTGGGAATGGCATAAAAGTGAGGTATGCCAGCGGTACCAATCAGAGTTTGAGTAGATCAGCCTATATAACGCCCTTGAATGGAGGCATTCCGGCGTTCCGATTCGACCCTACCGGCGATAACTATACGGCGGTCAGTTTCCAGGGGCCGTATCGCGTGGTCTTTTTTAACTGGGGCTATGAGGCAATACTAAACACCAATGGTCCCACCAGCCCATATGTGAATCGTGATACAGTGATGGCCAATATTTTGAATTTCTTCGGCGGCTATACCACGGCCATAAATGACGGCCGTAGTATCGCCAGTCTGCCGCGGAGTTTTGAACTTCAGCAGAATTATCCCAACCCGTTCAATCCGATGACGACCATTCGATACTCTATCCGCAACACGGCCGAACGGCCGATTCCCAAAACGGTTCTTCGTATTTATAATATTCTCGGCCAGGAAGTCCGGACTCTAATCGACCGTCAGGAAGCGCCGGGTAATTACTCTATTGAATGGGATGGAACCGACGGCATCGGCAATAAAGTCGGAAGTGGGGTTTATTTCTATAGATTGACCAGAGGTAATGATAATGACACCCGGAAAATGGTTCTCCTCAAATAA
- the psd gene encoding Phosphatidylserine decarboxylase proenzyme, giving the protein MIVADGLKFIIGGLILTIAFALFAAGKDSITFLIIAVIFAVMTLFLTFFYRNPARRIPTDDNLILSIADGTVLSVQDIDNAFIGGKGKKVSIFLSVFNVHVNRTPAAGQIEYANYNPGKFFAAFEDKASKENEQTEIGLSFKAGKMIFKQIAGILARRVVCNLKAGQAVSAGELFGLIHFGSRAELFLPDNIEIMVKKGDKVKGGETVIGRIMSAEEGRL; this is encoded by the coding sequence ATGATTGTCGCCGACGGGCTTAAGTTCATAATTGGCGGCCTCATCCTGACTATTGCTTTCGCTCTCTTCGCCGCCGGAAAAGACTCTATCACCTTTCTAATTATTGCCGTGATTTTTGCCGTAATGACTCTATTCCTGACATTCTTCTATCGCAATCCCGCTCGCCGCATACCGACTGATGATAATTTAATATTATCGATTGCCGATGGTACGGTCCTTTCCGTTCAGGATATCGATAATGCCTTCATCGGCGGCAAAGGGAAGAAGGTGTCCATTTTTCTTTCGGTTTTTAATGTGCATGTCAATCGCACTCCGGCCGCCGGGCAAATAGAATACGCCAATTATAATCCGGGGAAATTTTTCGCCGCCTTTGAAGACAAGGCCTCCAAGGAAAACGAACAGACCGAAATCGGATTATCTTTTAAGGCCGGGAAAATGATTTTCAAGCAAATTGCGGGGATTCTGGCCAGGAGAGTGGTCTGCAATCTGAAAGCCGGTCAGGCGGTCAGTGCAGGAGAGTTGTTTGGCTTGATTCATTTCGGATCTCGCGCTGAATTGTTTCTCCCGGACAATATTGAAATTATGGTAAAAAAGGGCGATAAAGTAAAAGGGGGAGAGACTGTTATCGGAAGGATAATGTCGGCGGAAGAAGGACGACTCTAA
- a CDS encoding CDP-diacylglycerol/serineO-phosphatidyltransfera se, which translates to MEVSNFRGLFPGTFTMGNVVCGFLALLSAFEGEITTACWLIILAAFLDGLDGKVARLSGTSSRFGVELDSLADFLSFGVAPAIIMYIVKLHSMGKWGWIISIVYIMASAYRLARFNLLAQTDEKKEFMGLPVPGAALTLVAYVIFCNQIWGQLEYSEYLVSMVILFSFLMVSQIEYDAMPDRFNTRRNRVKLMLVFIAALLVLWKPRLLLFPIFASYIIIGLIREGYRFFYLGVGYVRKRQTGNRDELEKIEDE; encoded by the coding sequence ATGGAAGTCAGCAATTTTAGGGGTCTTTTCCCCGGCACATTTACCATGGGGAACGTCGTCTGCGGCTTTCTGGCCCTTCTCTCGGCCTTCGAAGGTGAAATTACCACCGCCTGCTGGCTGATAATCCTGGCAGCCTTTCTGGATGGCCTGGATGGCAAGGTGGCCAGGTTGTCGGGAACATCCTCTCGATTTGGCGTGGAACTGGACTCTCTGGCCGATTTTCTTTCTTTCGGCGTGGCGCCGGCGATAATCATGTATATCGTGAAGCTCCACTCCATGGGGAAATGGGGTTGGATCATAAGTATAGTCTATATAATGGCTTCCGCCTATCGCCTGGCGCGATTCAATCTTCTGGCGCAAACTGATGAGAAGAAAGAGTTTATGGGATTGCCGGTGCCCGGTGCCGCCCTAACTCTGGTGGCCTATGTGATTTTCTGCAATCAGATTTGGGGACAATTGGAATATAGTGAATACCTGGTTTCGATGGTGATTCTCTTTTCATTCCTGATGGTTTCGCAGATCGAATATGACGCCATGCCGGATCGCTTCAATACCCGCCGCAATCGCGTCAAATTGATGCTGGTATTTATCGCCGCGCTTCTGGTCCTTTGGAAACCAAGACTTTTATTATTCCCAATTTTCGCTTCATATATTATAATTGGCCTTATTCGCGAAGGGTACCGGTTCTTTTATCTGGGAGTCGGCTATGTCAGGAAACGGCAGACCGGGAATCGCGACGAACTGGAGAAAATCGAAGATGAATAA
- the purQ gene encoding Phosphoribosylformylglycinamidine synthase 1, translating to MKFGVVTFPGSNCDYDAYSAVKVLGEEVEFLWHQSAELMNSDVIILPGGFSYGDYLRSGAIARFSPIMKSVIKFAEQGGLVIGICNGFQVLVESGLLPGALMRNDHLRFSCKYVYIRVERNDNPFTLDCAIGDILKIPIAHKDGNYYNFQADIEALKKHNQVLFRYCSKDGRSSDDSNPNGSIDDIAGICSAGGNVIGMMPHPERAVEDILGSSDGIKLFKSVKKFYTRGVQFERA from the coding sequence ATGAAATTCGGGGTGGTGACATTTCCCGGCTCCAACTGCGATTATGACGCCTATTCGGCTGTCAAGGTTCTTGGCGAAGAGGTGGAATTTCTCTGGCATCAATCTGCGGAATTGATGAATTCCGATGTCATCATTCTGCCGGGCGGCTTTTCCTATGGCGATTATCTCCGCTCCGGAGCCATCGCGCGCTTCTCGCCGATTATGAAATCGGTTATTAAATTCGCTGAACAAGGCGGATTGGTTATCGGCATATGCAACGGCTTCCAGGTGCTGGTTGAATCGGGTCTTCTGCCGGGGGCCTTAATGCGTAATGACCATCTGCGCTTTTCCTGCAAGTATGTATATATCAGGGTCGAAAGAAACGACAATCCCTTTACCCTCGATTGCGCGATCGGCGACATTTTGAAAATCCCGATTGCCCATAAGGATGGGAATTATTATAATTTTCAGGCCGATATCGAGGCCCTGAAAAAGCATAATCAGGTTTTGTTTCGCTATTGCAGTAAGGATGGGCGGAGCAGCGACGACAGCAATCCCAATGGCTCTATCGATGATATCGCCGGAATTTGCAGCGCCGGGGGGAATGTTATCGGAATGATGCCGCATCCGGAGCGGGCGGTCGAAGATATCCTTGGTTCATCGGATGGAATAAAATTGTTCAAGTCGGTCAAAAAATTCTATACGCGGGGTGTCCAATTTGAAAGGGCGTGA
- the truA gene encoding tRNA pseudouridine synthase A, whose amino-acid sequence MAEINIRLDIQYKGTDFAGWQFQPSERTIQGELETAIGRVTGKRVVLTGAGRTDAGVHALGQVANFRVDHNIHPEKYKDAINYYLPRTILVTRSSEVPAEFDARRSARSRYYRYIIDRQKTALYYEYRWEYPGQLSPARMNEAAAILTGRQDCSAFCTVSSQKENNDCEIYTCGWADEDSLLIFEIRANRFVHSMVRSIVGLMAEMGKDKEYLTLEEFKDIMASGDHTRIKHVAPARGLYLVGVEY is encoded by the coding sequence ATGGCTGAAATAAACATCCGGCTTGATATCCAGTATAAGGGGACCGATTTTGCCGGTTGGCAATTTCAACCGTCGGAGCGGACCATTCAGGGAGAATTAGAGACCGCCATTGGTCGTGTCACCGGAAAGAGAGTGGTTTTGACCGGCGCCGGACGGACTGACGCGGGAGTGCATGCGTTGGGACAGGTCGCCAATTTCCGGGTTGACCATAATATTCATCCGGAAAAATACAAAGATGCCATCAATTACTATCTCCCCCGAACCATTTTAGTGACCCGCTCTTCGGAAGTTCCTGCTGAATTTGACGCCCGCCGCTCGGCTCGTTCCCGGTATTATCGATATATCATAGACCGGCAGAAGACGGCCCTCTATTATGAGTATCGCTGGGAATATCCGGGTCAATTGAGCCCGGCGCGAATGAATGAGGCCGCTGCGATTTTGACCGGGCGGCAGGATTGCTCCGCCTTTTGCACAGTTTCATCGCAAAAGGAAAATAATGACTGCGAGATTTATACTTGCGGTTGGGCCGATGAAGATTCGTTACTTATTTTTGAAATTAGAGCCAATCGCTTTGTCCACAGTATGGTAAGATCCATAGTAGGACTGATGGCGGAAATGGGCAAGGATAAGGAATACTTGACTTTAGAGGAATTTAAGGATATTATGGCATCAGGCGACCACACCCGAATCAAACATGTCGCTCCCGCCAGAGGACTATATCTGGTGGGCGTAGAATACTAA
- a CDS encoding conserved hypothetical protein (Evidence 4 : Unknown function but conserved in other organisms), whose protein sequence is MNKKAIVYIRLKDGVLDPQGITIERAILNMGYDAISSVRSGKFFELEVSGKDGKTEKQINEICRKLLANPIIEKFEVEYIK, encoded by the coding sequence ATGAATAAAAAAGCGATTGTCTATATCAGACTGAAAGATGGTGTTCTTGATCCCCAGGGTATCACGATTGAGCGCGCCATTCTTAATATGGGATATGATGCGATCTCCTCAGTCCGCTCGGGGAAATTTTTCGAATTGGAGGTCTCCGGTAAGGACGGCAAGACCGAAAAGCAGATCAATGAAATCTGCCGCAAACTCCTGGCCAATCCGATTATCGAGAAATTTGAGGTGGAATACATTAAATGA
- the purB gene encoding Adenylosuccinate lyase: MIPRYTLPEMGDLWSEESKFQLWLEVELAVCRAMAEMGLVPRKSLNNIVKKARFDVKRINEIEAVTNHDVIAFVSSVAEFVGPDAKYIHFGMTSSDVLDTALSLQMKRAAEIIDKKIVTALEKIKNLALNNRMTPIIGRTHGIIAEPTTLGLKFAVWFTELERGRRRFLEAADASAVGAISGAVGNFANIDPKIEARVCKLLGLDVDPVSTQVIQRDRHAAYINALAILASSLEKFATEIRNLQRTEIGEMLEGFAPGQKGSSAMPHKRNPITAERITGLARLLRGYALSSMENIPLWHERDIAHSSVERVILPDSTIAVDYSLKIFNDILDRLVIDEKRMQENIYRYGGIVFSQRVLLRLTEKVGNRDRAYLMVQRNAMKAYESSRGFRELIKKDRDIRQYLTDAEIDECFDVGYYLKNVGKIFKRVFGQ; encoded by the coding sequence ATGATACCGCGATATACTCTTCCCGAGATGGGGGACCTCTGGTCTGAGGAATCAAAATTCCAACTCTGGCTTGAGGTGGAACTGGCGGTCTGCCGGGCGATGGCCGAAATGGGCCTGGTGCCGCGGAAGTCTCTCAATAATATTGTCAAGAAGGCCCGGTTCGACGTCAAGAGAATCAATGAAATCGAGGCCGTCACCAATCACGATGTCATTGCCTTTGTTTCTTCGGTCGCAGAGTTTGTCGGCCCCGATGCCAAGTACATCCATTTCGGCATGACCTCGTCCGATGTTCTCGACACCGCTCTATCGCTGCAAATGAAAAGGGCTGCCGAAATAATTGATAAGAAAATCGTTACGGCTCTCGAAAAGATAAAGAATTTGGCCCTGAATAACCGCATGACCCCGATAATCGGGCGTACCCATGGGATTATCGCCGAGCCAACCACCTTGGGTCTTAAATTCGCGGTCTGGTTCACCGAATTAGAACGCGGTCGCCGTCGCTTTTTGGAAGCCGCTGATGCCTCTGCTGTCGGGGCAATTTCCGGGGCGGTCGGAAATTTTGCCAATATCGATCCCAAAATTGAGGCCAGGGTTTGTAAACTTCTGGGACTCGATGTGGATCCCGTGTCAACCCAGGTAATCCAGCGGGATCGCCATGCCGCTTATATCAATGCCCTGGCAATTCTGGCCTCATCGCTCGAAAAATTCGCCACGGAAATCCGTAACCTGCAGCGGACTGAAATAGGCGAGATGCTCGAGGGTTTCGCGCCCGGGCAGAAGGGTTCTTCGGCCATGCCGCACAAGCGCAACCCCATTACCGCCGAGAGGATCACCGGGCTGGCACGCCTGCTGCGCGGTTACGCCCTTTCCTCGATGGAAAATATCCCTCTCTGGCACGAGCGCGATATCGCTCACAGTTCGGTTGAACGGGTCATACTTCCCGACAGCACCATTGCGGTCGATTATTCCCTGAAAATATTCAATGACATCCTGGACCGCCTGGTTATCGACGAAAAGAGGATGCAGGAAAATATCTACCGCTACGGCGGCATCGTATTTTCCCAGAGAGTCCTGCTCCGCCTGACAGAAAAAGTCGGTAACCGGGACAGGGCCTATCTGATGGTACAGCGCAATGCCATGAAGGCCTATGAATCATCGCGGGGATTCCGTGAATTGATTAAGAAGGACAGGGATATCAGGCAATATTTAACGGACGCCGAAATTGACGAATGTTTTGATGTCGGATATTATTTAAAGAATGTCGGCAAAATATTCAAGCGGGTGTTCGGGCAATGA